One part of the Ktedonobacterales bacterium genome encodes these proteins:
- a CDS encoding DUF433 domain-containing protein: MSLEPEKEAEAFTPVPGTQETDIKGIVRTPGVYGGLLRIAGHRIAVHDIAECIHQGYTPEQIVSEDVYPTLTLTEVYAALHYYYEHKEEIDREIAEDIAYVKQRAQESVSPFAQKLRQLIKERREQELRATG; encoded by the coding sequence ATGAGCCTTGAGCCAGAGAAAGAAGCCGAGGCGTTTACGCCAGTTCCAGGGACACAAGAAACCGACATCAAAGGAATTGTACGCACCCCCGGTGTGTACGGCGGATTGCTGCGCATTGCGGGCCACCGGATCGCGGTGCATGATATTGCTGAGTGCATTCACCAGGGGTATACACCTGAGCAGATTGTCTCCGAGGATGTTTATCCCACGCTCACCTTGACCGAAGTGTATGCTGCTTTGCACTATTACTATGAGCATAAAGAAGAGATTGACCGCGAGATCGCCGAGGATATAGCGTATGTCAAGCAACGCGCTCAGGAAAGTGTGTCGCCCTTTGCTCAGAAACTCCGCCAACTCATCAAGGAACGGCGTGAGCAAGAACTGCGCGCAACCGGCTAG
- a CDS encoding LLM class flavin-dependent oxidoreductase, protein MTQSAPARRMKLGLIPSIDEASVNGQTPRYRDLQDTAQAAEQAGFDSLWLADHLIFRFPGKDEQGCWEVFTFLSALAAVTSRMQLGPLVACTSFRNPTLIAKMADSLDEISNGRFILGLGAGWHEPEYRAFGYPFDHLASRFEEALHIILPLLREGHVDFEGKYYQAREAVLRPRGPSKAGPPILIGARRPRLLELTARYADAWNTTAWTLGADHVASKYPDLLEACQKVGRDPATIEFTAAVGARLLAPGESKPANAPEITGTPEEVADMLRKFIAIGVKHLIVAVEPEGVVGVGRFARVIERLDQG, encoded by the coding sequence GCCGGATGAAACTTGGCCTGATTCCTTCCATTGATGAGGCGTCGGTGAACGGCCAGACGCCGCGCTACCGCGACCTGCAAGACACGGCGCAGGCGGCAGAGCAGGCTGGCTTCGACTCGCTCTGGCTGGCCGACCACCTGATCTTTCGCTTCCCTGGCAAAGACGAGCAGGGCTGCTGGGAGGTCTTCACCTTTCTGAGCGCGCTGGCCGCCGTCACCTCGCGCATGCAGCTTGGCCCGCTGGTGGCCTGCACGTCGTTTCGCAATCCAACCCTGATCGCCAAAATGGCCGACAGCCTCGACGAGATCAGCAATGGCCGCTTCATCCTGGGCCTGGGCGCGGGCTGGCACGAACCGGAATATCGCGCCTTTGGCTACCCCTTCGATCACCTCGCCAGCCGCTTCGAGGAGGCGCTGCACATCATTCTGCCCCTGCTGCGCGAGGGCCACGTTGATTTCGAGGGGAAATACTATCAGGCGCGCGAGGCTGTGCTGCGCCCGCGTGGCCCGTCCAAAGCTGGCCCGCCGATCTTGATCGGCGCTCGCCGCCCGCGTCTGTTGGAACTGACCGCGCGCTATGCCGACGCCTGGAACACTACCGCCTGGACGTTAGGCGCTGACCACGTTGCCAGCAAATATCCTGACTTGCTGGAAGCCTGTCAGAAGGTGGGGCGCGACCCGGCCACTATTGAGTTCACCGCCGCCGTTGGGGCGCGGCTGCTCGCGCCCGGCGAATCGAAGCCAGCGAACGCGCCGGAAATCACCGGCACGCCTGAAGAAGTCGCCGACATGCTGCGCAAGTTCATCGCCATCGGCGTCAAGCATTTGATCGTCGCCGTCGAGCCAGAAGGCGTCGTGGGCGTCGGGCGCTTCGCCCGCGTGATCGAACGGCTCGATCAGGGGTGA
- a CDS encoding LAGLIDADG family homing endonuclease — MDLVKRLEEYRDRERELAWEGTFAQYFEIVTKQPSIAQLSHERIYNMIMAAGAETSRSGEPRYKFFSQEIFGLEKPLQQIAEYFHSAAQRLEVRKRILLLMGPVGGGKSTIVYLLKRGLEQYTRSTEGAIYAIRDCPMHEEPLHLIPIDLREDVEREFGLYIEGDLCPHCRWMIEDKYSGKIEEVPVKRIGFSEKYRIGIGTFTPSDPKCVTGDTLVLTSEGMQTMEDIYLSLERKPREDEFVPFETTVLGVDGPEQSAKFYCGGFQPIYEVETNLGYTIRGTANHPLLTLLPGGETTWKKIGELQPGDYVALARGSHIFGQSAPLPDSFYPLPLQPRTMTPELAYWLGLLTAEGSVTPYETWFVNASQALIDRFVQLTRTLFDLEAIPHRKGQTYNYNISISNKALSAWLRSELGIKRGSGAKTIPAAVLASSEADVLAFLEGLFWGDATIRGDSSGSNTFKYASKSRQLARQVHALLLNLGVVGSLWSSEIESVRYYNVTLRGDQVLDLVALIPSLREKATSPLRETRSAKTNYDHLPHGGTLLNGHGGNSYLARIIAGHRELSYGRAQTVLAEQPELAGTALASLVRQQYLWLTVREMRPAGIEPVYDLLVPGTHSFVADGFVQHNSQDVAELVGGIDLSTIGEVGVESDPRAYRFDGELNIANRGLMEFIEMLKCQSGGVLTFTQSGIRRLDSFAQPDHPAGESRPVEVQIASSMGVETAAHLYHAGVQPTKRVTTRRGYISEGTFEHRIQVVNNEGVQVWRRLDEFKVGDWVVMQKGQNLWGQDVEIQWQPKRPILASRIKTPERMTPGLARWLGYLTGEGDARPDGTIRFSNVEEELRADYCQLTSELFGISPRCYKKVIQLNNVALLDLLSYLGFKTGAYNKEIPWSALQSSRECVLEFLAGYFAGDGTVNLGGRLSWTTASERLAEQLQIVLLNLGVVSRRVKTRQRAAKDAPYQNYWTVTASGEDADHLATQMRLLPVRKQFIYEKRRAEQPRAGRADVIPNTAQYWASISDDLQRVVKARAMVVGGVGYRAREGAWQILGEQYTNLHMVRTGTNTCTREMATKLLSKLEGWVEPPPGLSALLNPAQFYDEIVSIEDSEADCWDFNVPGSNTFIANGFVNHNCDEKFLYVLLTLSQEQNIKTGRFSMIYADEVVVSHTNEAEFQSFIGNRKSEALQDRIILIKVPYNLRVTDEVKIYEKLLKQSAMQNVHLAPNTLRIASTFAVLTRLEPSKKAGMSLLKKLKLYDGEDLEDFKQKDIKELQDEATREGMEGISPRYIINRLSSALVRENVTCINPIDALRALRDGLDQHTGITRDERDRYLNFISEARKEFDQLAQKEVQRAFVYSYEESARTLLNNYLDNVEAYCNKTKVRDPITDEDLEPDEQLMRSIEEQIGITENAKKTFREEILIRISSLARRGQTFDYTSHERLKEAIEKKLFADLRDVVKITTSTRTPDAEQLRKINEVVNRLISDHGYCPVCANELLKYAGTLLNR; from the coding sequence ATGGACCTGGTTAAGCGGCTAGAGGAGTATCGAGATCGGGAGCGGGAACTGGCGTGGGAAGGCACATTCGCGCAATATTTTGAGATTGTGACCAAACAGCCTTCCATCGCACAGTTGTCCCATGAACGGATTTATAACATGATCATGGCGGCTGGCGCCGAGACCAGCCGCAGCGGTGAACCCCGCTACAAATTCTTCAGCCAGGAAATCTTTGGGCTGGAGAAACCGCTCCAGCAGATCGCGGAATATTTCCACTCTGCCGCCCAACGCCTGGAGGTGCGCAAACGTATTCTCCTGCTCATGGGGCCGGTTGGCGGTGGTAAATCCACCATCGTCTATCTGCTCAAGCGCGGGCTGGAGCAATATACCCGCTCCACAGAAGGGGCCATCTACGCCATCCGAGACTGCCCCATGCACGAGGAGCCGCTGCACCTCATCCCCATCGATCTGCGCGAAGATGTGGAGCGCGAGTTTGGCCTCTACATCGAAGGCGACCTCTGCCCCCACTGCCGCTGGATGATCGAAGACAAGTACAGCGGCAAGATCGAAGAAGTACCCGTCAAACGCATCGGCTTCAGCGAAAAGTACCGCATCGGCATCGGCACCTTCACCCCATCTGATCCGAAGTGTGTCACTGGCGATACGCTTGTTCTGACCAGCGAGGGAATGCAAACTATGGAGGACATCTACCTCTCGCTGGAACGCAAGCCACGCGAAGACGAGTTTGTACCTTTTGAGACGACGGTGCTGGGCGTGGATGGCCCAGAGCAATCGGCAAAGTTCTACTGTGGCGGCTTCCAGCCGATCTACGAAGTAGAAACCAACCTGGGCTATACCATTCGCGGCACAGCCAACCACCCACTGCTGACGCTGCTGCCCGGCGGTGAAACCACCTGGAAGAAGATCGGCGAACTTCAGCCAGGCGATTATGTCGCCCTGGCTCGGGGCTCCCATATCTTCGGCCAGAGCGCCCCCTTGCCAGACAGCTTCTATCCACTGCCGCTCCAGCCCAGGACAATGACACCCGAATTAGCCTACTGGTTGGGTCTGCTGACCGCCGAGGGCAGCGTTACACCCTATGAAACATGGTTTGTCAATGCCTCCCAGGCGCTGATTGATCGCTTTGTCCAGTTGACGCGCACCCTATTCGACCTGGAGGCCATCCCGCACCGCAAGGGGCAAACGTACAACTATAATATCTCGATCAGCAATAAGGCGCTGAGCGCCTGGCTGCGTAGCGAACTGGGCATCAAGCGCGGCTCTGGAGCCAAGACGATCCCCGCTGCCGTCCTTGCCAGCAGCGAGGCTGATGTGCTGGCCTTCCTTGAAGGTCTCTTCTGGGGTGATGCCACCATTCGCGGCGATTCCTCCGGCTCCAATACCTTCAAGTACGCATCGAAATCCCGCCAGCTTGCGCGCCAGGTCCATGCTTTGCTGCTCAATCTTGGCGTGGTTGGCTCGCTCTGGAGCAGTGAGATTGAAAGCGTGCGCTACTATAACGTGACCCTGCGCGGCGATCAAGTGCTTGATCTGGTCGCATTGATTCCCTCGCTGCGCGAGAAGGCCACCAGCCCCCTGCGCGAGACGCGCAGCGCCAAAACGAATTACGATCACCTTCCACACGGCGGTACGCTGCTGAACGGGCATGGTGGCAATAGCTATCTCGCCCGTATCATTGCCGGACACCGCGAACTTTCTTACGGGCGCGCGCAAACGGTGCTGGCTGAACAACCGGAACTGGCGGGAACCGCACTGGCGTCACTGGTGCGCCAGCAATACCTCTGGCTCACCGTCCGCGAAATGCGCCCCGCAGGCATTGAGCCGGTCTATGATCTGCTCGTGCCAGGCACACACTCCTTCGTGGCTGATGGCTTCGTCCAGCACAACAGCCAGGATGTCGCCGAGCTAGTAGGCGGTATTGATCTCTCCACTATTGGCGAAGTTGGCGTAGAAAGCGACCCCCGCGCCTACCGCTTCGACGGTGAACTCAACATCGCCAACCGAGGGCTGATGGAGTTCATAGAAATGTTGAAATGCCAATCAGGCGGTGTTTTGACATTCACACAATCAGGCATTCGCAGGCTCGATTCATTCGCTCAGCCAGACCACCCGGCAGGCGAATCGCGCCCGGTTGAGGTGCAGATTGCCAGCAGCATGGGTGTTGAGACGGCAGCGCATCTCTATCATGCAGGCGTTCAGCCAACGAAGCGCGTCACTACCCGGCGCGGTTATATCTCAGAGGGTACATTTGAGCATCGCATCCAGGTCGTCAACAACGAAGGTGTGCAAGTTTGGCGAAGACTTGATGAGTTCAAGGTTGGCGATTGGGTCGTCATGCAGAAAGGGCAAAACCTCTGGGGCCAGGATGTCGAGATTCAGTGGCAGCCGAAGCGTCCAATTCTGGCTTCGCGTATCAAGACACCTGAACGCATGACCCCTGGCCTGGCACGCTGGCTTGGCTATCTGACAGGGGAGGGCGACGCCCGACCCGATGGAACTATCCGCTTTAGCAATGTCGAAGAAGAACTGCGGGCTGATTACTGCCAACTAACCAGTGAACTCTTTGGCATCAGCCCACGCTGCTATAAGAAAGTCATCCAGCTTAATAACGTAGCCCTGCTTGATTTGCTCAGCTATCTTGGCTTCAAGACCGGCGCGTACAACAAAGAGATTCCCTGGTCGGCGCTTCAGTCCTCGCGCGAGTGCGTACTGGAGTTCCTGGCTGGCTACTTTGCAGGCGATGGTACTGTCAATCTCGGCGGACGACTCTCCTGGACAACTGCCTCGGAGCGGCTGGCAGAGCAGCTTCAGATTGTCCTGCTCAACCTGGGAGTAGTCAGCCGCCGCGTCAAGACACGCCAGCGCGCGGCAAAAGACGCCCCCTATCAGAACTATTGGACGGTGACCGCCAGCGGCGAGGACGCTGATCACCTGGCGACGCAGATGCGGCTGCTGCCGGTGCGTAAGCAGTTCATCTACGAGAAGCGCCGCGCCGAGCAGCCGCGCGCCGGACGCGCCGATGTCATTCCCAACACTGCCCAGTATTGGGCGTCCATCTCGGATGATCTCCAGCGCGTTGTGAAAGCGCGCGCCATGGTCGTTGGTGGCGTTGGCTACCGTGCCCGCGAGGGAGCCTGGCAGATACTCGGTGAGCAGTATACTAACCTGCATATGGTGCGAACAGGCACGAACACCTGCACCCGCGAAATGGCAACGAAGCTCCTGAGTAAGCTGGAAGGTTGGGTCGAGCCGCCTCCTGGCCTGAGCGCCCTGCTCAATCCTGCCCAGTTCTATGACGAGATTGTCTCCATCGAGGACAGCGAAGCCGACTGCTGGGACTTCAACGTGCCTGGCTCCAATACCTTCATCGCCAACGGCTTCGTCAATCACAACTGCGACGAAAAGTTCTTGTACGTCCTGCTCACACTCTCCCAGGAACAGAACATCAAGACGGGCCGCTTTAGCATGATCTACGCCGATGAGGTCGTCGTTAGCCATACCAATGAGGCCGAGTTCCAGTCGTTCATCGGCAACCGCAAATCTGAGGCATTACAGGACCGCATCATTCTTATCAAAGTACCCTATAACCTGCGCGTCACTGATGAAGTCAAGATTTACGAGAAACTGCTCAAGCAGAGCGCCATGCAAAATGTCCATCTCGCCCCCAACACGCTGCGCATTGCCAGCACCTTTGCCGTGTTGACCCGGCTGGAGCCGTCCAAGAAGGCTGGCATGAGCCTGCTGAAAAAGCTCAAGCTCTATGACGGTGAAGACCTGGAGGACTTCAAGCAAAAGGACATCAAAGAATTGCAGGATGAGGCCACGCGCGAGGGCATGGAAGGCATCTCCCCGCGCTACATCATCAACCGGCTTTCCAGCGCCCTGGTGCGCGAAAATGTCACCTGCATCAACCCCATTGACGCCCTGCGCGCCCTGCGCGATGGCCTGGACCAGCACACCGGCATCACCCGCGACGAGCGCGACCGCTATCTCAACTTCATCTCCGAAGCGCGGAAAGAGTTCGACCAACTGGCGCAGAAAGAAGTCCAGCGCGCGTTTGTCTACTCCTACGAGGAGTCGGCGCGCACGCTGCTCAATAACTACCTGGATAACGTCGAAGCGTATTGCAACAAAACCAAGGTCCGCGACCCCATCACGGATGAAGACCTGGAGCCGGACGAGCAGTTGATGCGCTCTATCGAAGAGCAGATTGGCATCACCGAGAACGCGAAGAAAACCTTCCGCGAGGAAATCTTGATTCGCATCTCCTCGCTCGCCCGCCGGGGCCAGACCTTCGACTACACCAGCCACGAACGGCTCAAGGAAGCGATTGAGAAAAAACTGTTCGCGGACCTGCGCGACGTGGTGAAGATCACCACCTCCACACGCACCCCCGACGCCGAGCAGCTCAGGAAAATCAATGAGGTCGTCAACCGGCTCATCAGCGATCACGGCTACTGCCCCGTTTGCGCCAACGAACTGCTCAAGTACGCCGGGACGCTGCTGAACCGCTAA